Within the uncultured Fusobacterium sp. genome, the region GAAGAGAATATTTATGAAAATAAAATAGTGATAGAAGATAAGGCTGATGTAAATCATTTAAAAAATGTGTTCAGAGTAAAAATAGATGAGAAAGTAAGGGCAGTAGATGGAGAGAAGGAGTATATTTGTAGAGTTGCAGAATTAGATAAAAAGAGTGTTACCCTAATAATTGATGAAATTTATGAGGATAGATTTTCTACAAATATAAAAATAGATGCTGCAATAGGAATTTTAAAAAATGATAAGATGGATTTAACAATCCAAAAGTTAACAGAGATTGGAATAAATAAAATAATACCTTTAAATACTAAAAGAGGAGTAGCAAAGGTAAGTGAAAAGAAAGAAAAATGGGATTTAATAGTAAAAGAGGCTTTAAAGCAGTGTCAAGGAGTAAAGCCTTTAATTATTGATGAAGTAACAAAAATAGATAAATTGAAGTTGTCAGATTATGATTTAGTAATAGTTCCCTATGAGTGCGAAGA harbors:
- a CDS encoding 16S rRNA (uracil(1498)-N(3))-methyltransferase, which gives rise to MISVIITEENIYENKIVIEDKADVNHLKNVFRVKIDEKVRAVDGEKEYICRVAELDKKSVTLIIDEIYEDRFSTNIKIDAAIGILKNDKMDLTIQKLTEIGINKIIPLNTKRGVAKVSEKKEKWDLIVKEALKQCQGVKPLIIDEVTKIDKLKLSDYDLVIVPYECEEQYTLKNLLKNRKENIEKILYIIGPEGGFDIEEIEYLKNNGANIVTLGRRILRAETASIVVGGVLINEFQ